The following coding sequences lie in one Zingiber officinale cultivar Zhangliang chromosome 2B, Zo_v1.1, whole genome shotgun sequence genomic window:
- the LOC122046033 gene encoding transmembrane 9 superfamily member 11-like, which translates to MGFAAGSGNKMTSFFGSAFWFLVLCCLAFLQSGDGFYLPGSYPHEYPVGEVLSVKVNSLTSIETELPFSYYSLPFCHPQEGIKDSAENLGELLMGDRIENSPYQFKMFTNDSEVFVCRTNPLSAEDFSLLKKRIDEMYQVNVILENLPAIRYTRRDDFVLRWTGYPIGVRADNSYYVFNHLKFTVLVHKYEETDVARVVGTTGDAADVIQIADKSRSGKVGWIVVGFEVVPCSVLHNLEKTKNLKMYDKYPAKIQCDPTTVAMKVNENQPIAFTYEVAFVESDIKWPSRWDAYLKMEGAKVHWFSILNSLMVIAFLAGIVLVILLRTVRRDLTRYEELDKEAQAQMNEELSGWKLVVGDVFRAPSHPMLLCVMVGDGVQILGMAVVTIFFAALGFMSPASRGTLVTGMLFFYLILGIAAGYVAVRMWKTIKGGNHSGWIAVSWRVACFFPGIAFLILTTLNFLLWGSHSTGAIPISLFIVLLLLWFCISLPLTLAGGFIGAKASHIEFPVRTNQIPREIPPQKYPSWLLVIGAGTLPFGTLFIELFFIMSSLWMGRVYYVFGFLLIVLILLIVVCAEVSLVLTYMHLCVEDWKWWWKSFFSSGSVAIYIFLYSINYLVFDLKSLSGPVSASLYLGYSLFMVTAVMLATGTIGFISSFCFVHYLFSSVKLD; encoded by the coding sequence ATGGGTTTTGCTGCCGGATCCGGCAACAAGATGACATCTTTCTTCGGATCTGCCTTCTGGTTCCTTGTTCTCTGCTGCCTGGCGTTCCTCCAATCAGGCGATGGGTTTTATCTACCCGGAAGCTACCCTCACGAGTATCCGGTCGGAGAGGTCCTGTCGGTGAAGGTGAACTCGCTTACCTCCATCGAGACGGAGCTTCCTTTCAGCTACTACAGTCTCCCCTTCTGCCACCCTCAAGAGGGAATCAAGGACAGCGCCGAGAATCTAGGGGAGCTCCTGATGGGAGACCGCATCGAGAATTCTCCCTACCAGTTCAAGATGTTCACCAACGATTCCGAGGTCTTCGTCTGCCGAACGAATCCCCTCTCGGCTGAAGATTTTAGCCTCCTCAAGAAGCGGATCGATGAGATGTACCAGGTCAACGTCATCCTCGAGAACCTACCGGCGATTCGGTACACGAGGAGAGACGATTTCGTCCTCCGGTGGACGGGCTATCCCATCGGAGTCAGAGCCGACAATTCGTACTACGTGTTCAATCATCTAAAGTTCACTGTTTTGGTGCACAAGTACGAAGAGACCGATGTGGCGAGGGTGGTCGGAACCACTGGTGACGCAGCCGATGTGATCCAGATTGCAGATAAGTCGAGATCTGGAAAGGTAGGTTGGATAGTGGTTGGATTCGAGGTCGTGCCATGCAGCGTCCTTCACAATCTCGAGAAAACCAAGAATTTGAAGATGTATGACAAGTACCCGGCAAAGATCCAATGCGATCCTACCACTGTGGCCATGAAGGTAAACGAGAACCAACCTATAGCCTTCACCTACGAGGTTGCCTTCGTCGAGAGTGACATCAAGTGGCCCTCTCGCTGGGATGCTTATTTGAAGATGGAGGGAGCCAAGGTCCACTGGTTCTCTATCCTTAATTCATTAATGGTGATTGCTTTCTTGGCCGGCATCGTTCTTGTGATCTTATTGAGAACTGTCCGAAGGGATCTTACCCGGTACGAAGAGCTGGATAAGGAGGCGCAAGCGCAGATGAACGAGGAGCTCTCCGGCTGGAAACTTGTTGTTGGAGATGTCTTCAGGGCCCCAAGCCACCCAATGTTGCTTTGCGTTATGGTGGGTGATGGTGTGCAGATTCTTGGCATGGCAGTTGTCACCATCTTCTTCGCCGCACTTGGATTCATGTCCCCGGCGTCTCGGGGCACCCTCGTCACGGGGATGTTGTTCTTCTACTTGATTCTTGGAATTGCAGCAGGGTATGTCGCTGTTAGGATGTGGAAGACAATCAAAGGAGGGAATCATTCTGGTTGGATTGCTGTTTCCTGGCGCGTAGCTTGTTTCTTCCCCGGCATCGCCTTCCTCATCCTCACCACATTGAATTTCCTGCTTTGGGGCAGCCATAGTACTGGTGCGATCCCAATTTCCTTGTTCATTGTGCTGCTGCTGCTGTGGTTCTGCATCTCACTCCCACTTACTCTTGCTGGTGGATTCATCGGCGCCAAGGCATCACATATTGAGTTCCCTGTCCGGACTAATCAAATTCCTCGCGAGATCCCTCCGCAGAAGTACCCATCATGGTTGCTGGTTATCGGAGCCGGGACTCTGCCATTCGGCACTCTATTCATCGAGCTCTTCTTCATAATGTCCAGCCTCTGGATGGGCCGAGTCTACTATGTCTTCGGGTTTCTCTTAATTGTGTTGATTCTCCTTATTGTCGTCTGTGCGGAGGTTTCTCTAGTCCTGACCTACATGCATCTGTGTGTGGAGGATTGGAAATGGTGGTGGAAATCCTTCTTCTCTTCAGGATCCGTAGCTATCTACATCTTCTTATACTCGATCAACTATCTAGTATTCGATCTTAAGAGCTTGAGCGGTCCTGTGTCTGCCTCACTCTACCTCGGCTACTCACTGTTCATGGTCACTGCTGTCATGCTTGCTACTGGTACAATTGGATTCATTTCGTCCTTCTGTTTTGTTCACTACCTCTTCTCATCTGTCAAACTCGACTGA
- the LOC122048387 gene encoding U-box domain-containing protein 52-like, with the protein MLEKGNGHPTQMEMSLGFPLVAVAVDKNKGSQSALQWAVSNLVLKGQIYCKDVVLGGQDVAKAITEFVSHAAIEKMVVGASSKSAFVRRFTGHDITGNIIKKAPNFCSVYVIAKGKLSSTRVALLPAPANSPFRDQILTDASFKPDTFGCFSRASSDLLREMAWAGQSPRHDESIRSRPSNANSQTDHSLTDSVAYFAWSDADSRSSSVSSARPSCALPSRASNASEGFDHDFDRITTPCRKLSSCGLTGPAFGWIEHESDGIMALSSPTAMEGMEEEVKRLKQQLEQTMDMYNRACKEAVAAKQKAAELQSWRSEEEKRVEAQTIEDAAIELEAQRKYLLERKLKEEVEDKRRELYSLSQLDIRYRRFSMEEIEIATESFAESLKIGEGGYGPVYKCYLDHTKVAVKVLRSNATQDQAEFQQEIEFVSCIRHPNIVLLLGACPEHRCLVYEYMANGSLEDRLFRRGNMPAIPWQFRFIIAAEIATGLLFLHRMKPEPIVYRALKPGSILLDKYYVSKISDVGLARLVPTSSVSGDVTPSESTFCCYIDPEYLQTGPPAVESDIYSLGVVLMQILTAKPPDGLTQLLRLSIEEDKFARVLDPAVPDWPVKEARNLAEIALKCTETQRIGRPDLETTVMLELKRLRDLAEDSMLCKDNFSDSVWTPSGSESSRTNSSGSWAT; encoded by the exons ATGCTGGAAAAAGGCAATGGGCATCCAACACAAATGGAAATGTCTCTAGGGTTTCCACTGGTGGCCGTGGCCGTCGACAAAAACAAGGGAAGTCAGAGTGCATTGCAATGGGCAGTGAGCAACCTCGTTCTCAAGGGACAG ATATACTGCAAGGACGTGGTGTTGGGAGGGCAAGACGTAGCTAAGGCTATTACTGAATTTGTCTCCCATGCTGCCATCGAGAAGATGGTCGTCGGTGCCTCATCGAAGAGTGCATTTGTCAGGAGGTTCACCGGCCACGACATCACCGGCAACATCATCAAGAAGGCTCCCAATTTCTGCAGCGTCTATGTGATCGCTAAGGGAAAGTTATCCTCCACTCGCGTAGCTCTGCTTCCAGCTCCGGCCAACTCTCCGTTTCGCGATCAGATTCTAACCGATGCCAGCTTCAAGCCCGATACCTTCGGTTGTTTTTCAAGAG CGTCGAGTGACTTATTGAGGGAAATGGCATGGGCCGGTCAGAGCCCGCGCCATGATGAATCAATCAG ATCGCGACCTTCCAACGCAAATTCGCAGACGGATCACTCGCTGACCGACAGTGTGGCATACTTCGCGTGGTCCGACGCCGACAGCAGATCATCGTCTGTGAGCTCTGCGAGGCCGAGCTGCGCTTTACCTTCGAGGGCATCCAACGCATCGGAAGGCTTCGATCACGACTTCGATAGGATCACGACGCCGTGCCGAAAGCTCAGTTCGTGCGGCCTCACCGGACCCGCCTTCGGTTGGATCGAACATGAAAGCGATGGAATAATGGCGCTGTCATCACCGACGgccatg GAAGGCATGGAAGAAGAGGTGAAGAGATTGAAGCAACAACTGGAGCAAACTATGGATATGTACAACAGAGCTTGCAAAGAAGCAGTCGCTGCTAAGCAAAAA GCAGCAGAACTCCAGTCTTGGagatcggaggaagagaagagggtcgAGGCGCAGACGATAGAGGATGCTGCGATAGAACTAGAAGCGCAGAGGAAATATCTACTCGAGAGGAAGCTAAAGGAGGAGGTGGAGGACAAAAGGAGAGAATTGTATTCCCTGTCACAGTTAGATATCCGATACCGGAGATTCTCAATGGAAGAAATCGAGATCGCCACGGAATCTTTCGCGGAATCACTGAAGATCGGAGAGGGAGGCTACGGCCCTGTCTACAAGTGCTATCTAGATCATACAAAGGTTGCCGTTAAGGTTCTTCGCTCAAATGCAACTCAAGACCAGGCAGAGTTTCAACAAGAG ATTGAGTTCGTGAGTTGCATCAGGCACCCGAACATCGTCCTCCTTTTGGGTGCGTGCCCGGAGCATCGCTGCCTTGTGTACGAATACATGGCCAACGGAAGCTTGGAGGACCGCCTGTTCCGGCGAGGGAATATGCCGGCGATTCCCTGGCAATTCCGATTCATCATCGCGGCCGAGATCGCGACGGGGCTCCTCTTCTTGCACCGCATGAAACCCGAACCGATTGTGTACCGAGCCCTCAAGCCAGGGAGCATCCTTCTCGACAAATACTACGTGAGCAAGATCAGCGATGTCGGCCTTGCGCGGCTGGTTCCGACCTCGTCGGTTTCCGGCGATGTCACACCGTCCGAGTCGACATTCTGCTGCTATATCGATCCAGAGTACCTCCAAACAGGGCCGCCGGCGGTGGAATCTGACATATACTCACTGGGAGTCGTGCTGATGCAGATTTTAACGGCCAAGCCTCCCGACGGACTGACACAACTCTTGCGCCTATCGATCGAGGAAGATAAATTCGCTCGAGTGTTGGATCCAGCAGTGCCCGATTGGCCGGTCAAAGAGGCACGAAATCTCGCCGAGATCGCTCTCAAGTGCACCGAGACGCAAAGGATTGGTCGGCCTGATCTTGAAACTACAGTGATGTTGGAACTCAAGAGGCTAAGAGATCTCGCAGAAGATAGCATGCTTTGCAAG GATAACTTTAGTGATTCAGTATGGACACCATCAGGGTCTGAAAGCTCAAGAACTAACTCAAGTGGATCATGGGCCACATGA